In one window of Tripterygium wilfordii isolate XIE 37 chromosome 1, ASM1340144v1, whole genome shotgun sequence DNA:
- the LOC119988309 gene encoding transcription initiation factor IIA subunit 2-like: MATFELYRRSTIGMCLTETLDEMVQSGTLTPELAIQVLVQFDKSMTEALELQVKSKVSVKGHLHTYRFCDNVWTFILQDALFKHDDNQENVGRVKIVACDSKLLIQ; this comes from the exons ATGGCAACATTTGAGCTGTACCGGAGGTCGACGATCGGGATGTGCTTGACCGAAACTTTAGACGAGATGGTTCAAAGCGGTACGCTCACACCCGAGCTTGCTATACAGGTCCTTGTTCAATTCGACAAG TCTATGACTGAAGCCTTGGAGTTGCAAGTGAAGAGCAAGGTGTCTGTTAAG GGACATCTGCACACCTACAGATTCTGCGACAATGTTTGGACCTTCATCTTACAAGATGCTTTGTTTAAGCATGATGACAATCAGGAGAATGTGGGTCGGGTTAAAATAGTGGCATGTGACTCAAAGCTACTCATTCAATGA
- the LOC120002579 gene encoding probable aspartic proteinase GIP2 — MSNICTAFSDNSVTQSGSGGELGQDVVCIQSTDAFNPTRVVSVPNLIFTCAPTFLLEGLANGVKGIAGLGRSKISLPAQFSPAFSFDRKFAVCLTSSIRASGVVFFGDGPYVMRPNIDVSKNLIYTPLILNPVSTANAYVQGEPSADYFIGVKSIKINGKVVNLNTTLLSINKEGFGGTKISSVHPYTVMVSTIYNAVFNPFVRELSNVSRVAAVAPFGACFNGKEIGVTRVGPAVPQIDLVLQSESVYWRIFGGNSMVQVSNDVLCLGFVDGGVNPRTSIVIGGHQIEDNLLQFDIATSRLGFSSSLLFRRTTCANFNFTSKL, encoded by the coding sequence ATGAGTAACATATGTACTGCTTTTTCAGACAACTCAGTTACACAATCCGGATCAGGCGGTGAACTTGGTCAAGATGTTGTGTGTATTCAATCCACGGATGCGTTCAATCCCACTAGAGTGGTTTCAGTGCCTAATTTGATATTCACTTGTGCTCCTACATTTTTATTAGAGGGTCTAGCAAATGGTGTTAAGGGTATTGCAGGGCTAGGCAGGAGTAAAATTTCACTCCCTGCACAATTCTCTCCTGCTTTTAGCTTTGACAGGAAATTCGCAGTTTGCTTGACTTCTTCAATAAGAGCCAGTGGTGTTGTGTTTTTTGGAGATGGTCCTTACGTTATGCGTCCAAACATTGATGTCTCTAAAAATCTGATTTACACACCACTGATTCTCAACCCTGTTAGTACAGCCAATGCTTATGTTCAAGGCGAACCGTCCGCGGATTACTTCATTGGAGTCAAATCAATCAAGATCAATGGAAAAGTTGTGAACTTGAACACAACCCTGTTGTCAATTAACAAGGAAGGATTCGGTGGAACCAAAATCAGTAGTGTTCATCCATACACAGTCATGGTGTCTACAATCTACAATGCTGTTTTTAATCCTTTTGTGAGGGAGCTATCAAATGTGAGTAGAGTGGCAGCAGTGGCTCCTTTTGGGGCATGTTTTAATGGTAAGGAGATTGGTGTCACCCGTGTTGGCCCTGCTGTGCCACAAATTGATCTTGTGTTGCAGAGTGAGAGTGTGTACTGGAGGATCTTCGGTGGGAATTCAATGGTGCAGGTGAGCAATGATGTGTTGTGCTTGGGGTTCGTCGATGGAGGTGTTAATCCAAGGACTTCTATTGTCATTGgagggcatcaaattgaagaCAATCTTCTGCAATTCGATATTGCTACTTCAAGGCTTGGCTTCAGCTCTTCGCTTTTGTTTCGACGAACTACTTGTGCCAACTTCAACTTCACTTCCAAGCTCTAG
- the LOC119988141 gene encoding 1-aminocyclopropane-1-carboxylate oxidase homolog 1-like: MELGYDRQSELKAFDNTKAGVKGLVDAGITEVPRIFHQPPDDSLVNASSSAEVQGSIPIIDLKGVDKDPIRRKEIVDQVRGASESWGFFQVVNHGIPVNTMKEMKDGTRRFFEQDIEVKKKFFTRNDSTKRVVYNSNFDLYRTPAANWRDSLFWVMAPDAPKPEELPIVCKEILKEYSKEILELGKFLFDLLSEALGLNPNHLNDIGCAEGVCVLCHYYPACPEPELTLGTSKHSDGVFLTVLLQDHIGGLQVLHQNQWIDVTPLPGALIVNIGDLLQLITNDRFVSVEHRVLANGIGPRISVACFFYTQFLPNTRLYSPIKELLTEDNPPKYRETTVKEYATHYNAKGLDGTSALLYFKL; this comes from the exons ATGGAGTTAGGCTATGATAGACAGAGTGAACTGAAAGCCTTTGACAACACAAAAGCCGGTGTGAAGGGACTCGTGGACGCTGGAATCACCGAGGTCCCCCGCATATTCCATCAACCACCTGATGATAGCCTGGTGAACGCTTCATCATCTGCTGAAGTCCAAGGTAGTATTCCTATCATTGATCTCAAAGGCGTCGATAAAGATCCGATTAGACGCAAGGAGATAGTTGATCAAGTTCGAGGTGCATCAGAGTCCTGGGGATTTTTTCAAGTGGTGAATCATGGGATTCCTGTGAATACCATGAAAGAAATGAAGGATGGGACTCGGAGATTCTTCGAGCAAGATATTGAAGTGAAGAAGAAATTCTTCACTCGGAATGATTCAACAAAAAGGGTTGTGTACAACAGCAATTTTGACCTGTATAGGACGCCAGCTGCTAATTGGAGAGATTCACTATTCTGGGTTATGGCTCCTGATGCTCCAAAGCCAGAGGAGTTGCCTATTGTTTGCAAAGAAATACTGAAGGAATACTCCAAGGAAATATTGGAACTGGGGAAattcttgtttgatttgttatcTGAGGCTCTTGGACTGAACCCGAACCACCTAAACGATATTGGCTGTGCAGAGGGAGTCTGTGTTCTGTGCCATTACTATCCGGCATGTCCTGAGCCTGAACTAACCTTGGGCACTAGCAAACATTCGGACGGTGTCTTCCTTACAGTGCTTTTGCAGGATCATATTGGTGGCCTCCAGGTGCTTCACCAAAACCAGTGGATTGATGTAACTCCCTTGCCTGGTGCTCTAATCGTTAACATTGGTGATCTTTTACAG CTTATAACGAACGACAGGTTCGTGAGTGTGGAGCACAGGGTGCTTGCAAATGGAATAGGGCCTAGAATATCAGTGGCATGCTTTTTCTACACTCAGTTTCTGCCAAACACGAGACTTTATAGTCCAATTAAGGAGTTATTAACGGAAGACAATCCTCCCAAATACAGAGAAACCACTGTGAAAGAGTATGCTACCCACTACAACGCCAAAGGCCTTGATGGAACTTCTGCTTTGCTGTATTTCAAGCTCTAA